A genome region from Coprococcus phoceensis includes the following:
- a CDS encoding DEAD/DEAH box helicase family protein: MANKLYAMEQLTEEVAKDVAASPQEWMRFLNTASRLYKYTFPEQLLIYAQRPEATAVASMEIWNQKMYRWIKKGSKGIALIDNTSGPKTKLRYVFDVQDTYKVRNLGKDPQLWNLPVEGEQLVADYLQEQLSLEDTEGGLAESLYQAAKESMQEWLPDALEELRLDVTGTFLEELDEQNQEVEFRELMTNSVWYVLLNRCGLDAQEYLDAEDFRHITDFNQLIVLGHLGSAVNEISRPVLMQIGRYVLNNLENDLKTVAKEKEVVYNKFNALMRESNTDNTEDREEKKEETDYERDQLQPERRVSDSRYQPGRDERNHRQVRNDAERVSEKSQGSQVQHSDTAEPSGQSSDGDRQPGKTESRRPDERTSGERSGTGQNGRRDGMDQTHEPDQGTGRGAGDSGDYLQLSLFPTEEEQLGEIRKAAAALEQPAAFLISDEVVDDILRTGSGQKNTLFHITARLIEGLDNEEKQSFLKDEYGTGGKGFTIDGQKISIWYDNDGIRIRRGDSARRNFDRIVTWEEAADRIQDMYEEGNYVDNLISNNAIEQEQKEMTDLLALHFRDTSRNREEQLSYSDWRDVVGAAWTEPEEAAATAYRFEWLQEDMEKNPEDYHRWEIQHNPVYFQRFRDLQRDFSWVDQQFKVERPALSFITQDEIDAVLRRGGITAGGRNRIYEYFMEHHDMKDAAEFLKNEYGTGGSSPGIPGADASDASHDAKGLKLAKGKIGSPEVEVLLKWNKVAERVRQLIRTDDYLSPEEMEKYEERQEAQRLADLEAAQQMLGEQLEQDALTAEDIMDLQLVDSEYMSGTRTTIHDFDCKVKGEENRLQYTLEYHDDGEGFTIHTEKDDIWNRMSTQELERLDVKLGQEVLYYHYHNKTVNADTLDELREIREEIMEEESSYFTAISQRVWTDYDKKEKELSGEVEVSEEKESLEEINGIAEPIPATNFRITDDELGQGTPKEKFRANIMAIQLLKKCEDENRNATPEEQEILSRYVGWGGLADAFDETKAAWETEYLELKTVLTPEEYAAARASTLNAHYTQPIVIESMYQVLENLGFTKGNILEPSMGVGNFFGMLPENLNQSKLYGVELDSISGRIAKLLYTDANIQIKGFEKTDYPNDFFDVAIGNVPFGAYKVNDRQYDRYNFMIHDYFLAKTIDQLRPGGVAALITTKGTMDKASPEVRKYLAERADLLGAIRLPNTAFKANAGTEVSADILFFQKRESLTKEMPEWINLDSDVNGITVNQYFVQHPEMILGEMKEVSGPYGMETTCAPMEGADLELQLQEAVKHIKGSMAPAVDVETELDEMPESIPADPNVRNYSYTVVDDQVYYRVNSLMNQVKMPAATAERVKGMVAIRDTVRELIAMQMEENVTDEEIQKQQEKLNQVYDTYTAKYGVIGSNANKRAFSDDSSYCLLCSLEDLNEDGTLKRKADMFTKRTIKKAVAVTSVETATEALALSLNERAKVDLPYMVQLTGKTEEKITEELVGVIFKNPLTDQWESGDEYLSGNVRDKLNTARTFAENHPEFTSNVRALEAVQPRDLEASEIEVRIGATWIEPSDYQDFMQETLHTPWYLLQKEIQVKFSEVNGEWRITGKNADSPKNAFAYATYGTERANAYKILEDTLNLKDVRIYDKSVNENGDEIRVLNKKETMLASQKQDAMKAAFKDWIFKDQQRRERLVKVYNERFNSIRPREYDGSHLTFPGMNPEIELRPHQKNAVAHQLYGDNVLLAHVVGAGKTYEMVAAAMESKRLGLSQKNLFVVPNHLTEQWGAEFLQLYPGANILVATKKDFEPANRKKFCARIAMGNYDAIIIGHSQFERIPISDERQEAMLRKQIDDLEMAIQSARYEQDGGRYTVKQIEKTRKTLQTRLEKLNQKEKKDQVVTFEELGVDHLYVDEAHSYKNAFLYTKMRNVAGIAQNEAQKSADMFNKCQYLDEITGGKGITFATGTPISNSMTELYVMQRYLQNSKLQNMGLGLFDSWASTFGEVVTSIELAPEGTGYRAKSRFARFFNIPELMNMFKEIADIKTSDQLKLPVPEAEYETVVLKPTEQQKEIVESLGERAEVVRNGGVDASVDNMLKITNDGRKLALDQRLVNELLPDNPESKIAVCAEKSYKIWKDTAAQKSAQLIFCDLSTPKGDGSFNVYDDLKQKLMEKGVPEKEIAFIHDANTEAKKTELFGKVKSGQVRFLIGSTAKMGAGTNVRATCCRTNSNVG; this comes from the coding sequence ATGGCAAATAAATTATATGCAATGGAACAGCTGACGGAAGAGGTGGCAAAAGATGTAGCTGCCAGTCCGCAGGAATGGATGCGGTTCCTAAACACGGCATCCAGACTGTACAAATACACTTTTCCAGAACAGCTTTTAATTTATGCACAGCGACCGGAAGCAACTGCCGTAGCATCCATGGAAATCTGGAATCAGAAGATGTACCGCTGGATCAAAAAGGGATCTAAGGGGATTGCCTTGATTGACAATACTTCCGGACCGAAAACGAAACTTCGGTATGTATTTGATGTGCAGGACACTTATAAAGTGCGGAATCTTGGAAAGGATCCTCAGTTATGGAATCTTCCGGTGGAAGGAGAACAGCTGGTGGCAGATTATCTGCAGGAGCAGTTATCACTGGAAGATACAGAAGGAGGACTTGCTGAAAGTCTGTATCAGGCAGCGAAGGAGAGTATGCAAGAATGGCTTCCAGATGCATTGGAAGAACTGAGACTGGACGTAACAGGGACATTTCTGGAAGAACTGGACGAACAGAATCAGGAAGTCGAATTTCGGGAACTGATGACCAATAGTGTCTGGTATGTATTACTAAACCGGTGTGGACTGGATGCACAGGAATATCTGGATGCAGAGGATTTTCGGCATATTACGGACTTTAATCAGCTGATAGTATTAGGACATCTGGGAAGTGCAGTCAATGAGATCAGCAGACCAGTCCTGATGCAGATTGGACGATATGTGCTGAATAATCTGGAAAATGACCTGAAAACGGTTGCAAAAGAAAAAGAAGTAGTCTATAATAAATTTAACGCATTAATGCGTGAAAGTAATACAGATAACACAGAAGATAGAGAAGAAAAAAAGGAGGAAACAGACTATGAGAGAGATCAGTTACAGCCAGAACGGAGAGTATCAGATTCCAGATATCAGCCTGGAAGAGACGAGAGGAACCATCGGCAAGTACGGAATGATGCGGAAAGAGTATCTGAGAAATCACAAGGTAGCCAGGTTCAACATTCTGACACTGCAGAACCGTCTGGACAGTCATCTGATGGAGATCGACAGCCAGGCAAGACAGAGAGTAGACGACCTGATGAACGAACTTCTGGAGAAAGATCCGGCACCGGACAAAATGGCAGACGGGATGGCATGGACCAGACACATGAACCAGATCAAGGCACAGGCAGAGGAGCTGGTGATTCAGGAGATTATTTACAGTTAAGCCTGTTCCCAACAGAAGAGGAACAGTTAGGAGAAATAAGGAAAGCGGCAGCTGCATTAGAACAGCCAGCCGCTTTTCTTATTTCGGATGAAGTGGTAGACGATATTCTCAGAACAGGAAGCGGACAGAAAAATACACTGTTTCACATTACTGCAAGATTGATCGAAGGTCTGGATAATGAAGAAAAGCAAAGCTTCCTGAAAGATGAATATGGTACTGGAGGAAAAGGATTTACCATAGATGGTCAGAAAATCAGTATCTGGTACGACAACGATGGTATTCGTATCCGGAGAGGTGACTCTGCAAGAAGAAACTTTGACCGTATCGTTACGTGGGAAGAAGCTGCTGACAGGATCCAGGATATGTATGAGGAGGGAAATTACGTTGATAATCTTATCTCCAATAATGCTATCGAGCAGGAACAGAAAGAAATGACAGATCTTCTGGCACTCCATTTCCGTGATACGAGCAGAAACAGAGAAGAGCAGTTGTCTTATTCTGACTGGCGGGACGTGGTGGGGGCGGCTTGGACAGAACCGGAGGAAGCAGCTGCGACAGCCTATCGTTTTGAATGGCTTCAGGAAGATATGGAAAAGAATCCAGAAGATTATCATCGCTGGGAAATACAGCACAATCCAGTGTATTTTCAGCGCTTTCGTGACCTCCAGAGAGATTTTTCCTGGGTGGATCAGCAATTCAAGGTAGAGCGGCCGGCGCTATCCTTTATCACACAGGATGAAATAGATGCAGTGTTAAGAAGAGGCGGCATTACTGCCGGAGGACGTAACCGGATTTATGAATATTTCATGGAGCACCATGATATGAAAGATGCAGCTGAATTCCTGAAAAATGAGTATGGAACAGGTGGTTCTTCACCCGGAATACCAGGAGCAGATGCTTCCGACGCATCCCATGATGCAAAAGGATTAAAACTTGCAAAAGGGAAAATTGGCAGTCCAGAGGTAGAAGTTTTATTAAAGTGGAACAAAGTTGCAGAACGTGTTCGTCAGTTAATCCGCACAGATGATTATTTGTCACCGGAAGAAATGGAAAAGTACGAAGAGCGTCAGGAAGCACAAAGATTGGCAGATTTGGAAGCGGCACAGCAGATGTTAGGAGAACAGCTGGAGCAGGATGCTTTGACCGCTGAAGATATAATGGATTTGCAATTAGTTGATTCAGAATATATGTCCGGTACCAGAACAACAATCCATGATTTTGATTGCAAAGTTAAGGGAGAAGAGAATCGACTTCAATACACATTAGAATATCATGATGATGGAGAAGGTTTCACGATTCATACGGAAAAAGATGATATTTGGAATCGAATGTCAACACAAGAATTGGAACGTCTGGATGTAAAACTCGGACAAGAAGTACTTTATTATCATTATCACAACAAAACTGTAAATGCGGATACCTTAGATGAATTACGTGAAATCAGGGAAGAAATTATGGAGGAAGAGTCCTCGTATTTTACTGCTATTTCTCAACGTGTGTGGACAGATTATGATAAAAAAGAAAAAGAATTATCTGGAGAAGTTGAGGTATCGGAAGAAAAAGAATCTTTGGAAGAGATTAACGGAATAGCAGAACCGATTCCAGCAACGAACTTCCGTATCACAGATGATGAACTTGGACAGGGAACACCGAAGGAGAAATTCCGAGCAAATATCATGGCTATCCAGTTGTTAAAGAAATGTGAGGATGAGAACCGCAATGCAACACCGGAAGAACAGGAAATCTTATCCAGGTACGTTGGCTGGGGAGGTCTTGCAGATGCATTTGATGAGACAAAAGCTGCATGGGAGACAGAATATTTGGAATTAAAGACGGTTCTTACACCAGAGGAATATGCTGCAGCCAGAGCTTCCACCTTAAATGCTCATTATACACAGCCGATTGTGATTGAAAGTATGTATCAGGTGTTGGAGAATCTGGGATTTACAAAAGGAAATATCCTGGAGCCGTCTATGGGAGTCGGGAACTTCTTTGGAATGCTTCCAGAGAATCTAAATCAGTCCAAACTTTATGGTGTGGAACTGGACAGTATCAGCGGTAGAATTGCAAAGCTGCTCTATACAGATGCCAATATTCAGATCAAAGGTTTTGAGAAGACAGATTATCCTAATGATTTTTTTGATGTGGCGATTGGAAATGTGCCATTTGGTGCATACAAGGTCAATGACCGTCAGTATGATCGCTACAATTTCATGATCCATGATTACTTTCTCGCCAAGACTATAGATCAGTTACGTCCAGGTGGTGTGGCGGCACTGATCACAACAAAGGGAACTATGGATAAGGCGTCACCGGAAGTCCGGAAATATCTGGCAGAGCGGGCAGATCTGTTGGGAGCAATCCGACTGCCGAACACAGCTTTTAAGGCAAATGCGGGAACAGAAGTCAGTGCTGATATCTTGTTTTTCCAAAAGAGGGAAAGCCTTACGAAAGAAATGCCGGAATGGATAAATCTGGATAGTGATGTCAATGGCATTACAGTCAATCAGTATTTTGTTCAGCATCCGGAAATGATTCTGGGTGAGATGAAAGAAGTGTCCGGTCCGTATGGTATGGAAACAACCTGTGCTCCAATGGAAGGAGCTGATCTGGAATTACAGTTACAAGAAGCTGTAAAACACATCAAGGGAAGTATGGCACCGGCAGTAGATGTGGAGACAGAACTGGATGAGATGCCAGAGAGTATTCCAGCAGATCCAAATGTGCGAAATTACAGTTATACGGTGGTAGATGATCAGGTATATTACCGTGTCAACTCTTTGATGAATCAGGTGAAGATGCCTGCCGCTACTGCAGAACGTGTAAAAGGGATGGTTGCAATCCGTGATACTGTCCGAGAGCTGATCGCTATGCAGATGGAGGAAAACGTCACAGATGAAGAAATCCAGAAACAGCAGGAAAAACTGAATCAGGTATATGATACCTACACGGCAAAGTATGGAGTCATTGGAAGTAATGCCAACAAACGGGCGTTTTCTGATGACTCTTCTTATTGTCTGCTGTGTTCTCTGGAAGACTTGAATGAAGATGGAACATTGAAGCGGAAAGCGGACATGTTCACCAAACGAACCATAAAAAAGGCGGTAGCTGTGACAAGTGTGGAGACTGCCACAGAAGCACTGGCATTGTCTCTTAACGAAAGGGCGAAGGTAGACCTCCCTTATATGGTACAGCTGACCGGAAAGACCGAAGAGAAAATTACAGAAGAGCTGGTTGGAGTTATCTTCAAAAATCCACTGACAGACCAGTGGGAAAGCGGAGATGAATATCTCTCCGGAAATGTTAGGGATAAATTAAATACTGCGAGAACTTTTGCAGAGAATCATCCGGAATTCACATCGAATGTGCGTGCACTAGAGGCAGTTCAGCCGAGAGATCTGGAAGCATCGGAGATTGAAGTGCGTATTGGAGCTACCTGGATTGAACCTTCGGATTATCAGGATTTTATGCAAGAAACATTGCATACACCATGGTATTTGCTTCAGAAAGAAATACAGGTGAAATTCTCTGAGGTAAATGGTGAGTGGAGGATTACAGGAAAGAATGCCGACAGTCCCAAAAATGCGTTTGCCTATGCAACGTATGGAACTGAGAGAGCAAATGCCTATAAGATTCTGGAAGATACCCTGAACCTGAAAGATGTACGCATCTATGATAAGAGTGTCAATGAAAATGGTGATGAGATCCGTGTCCTCAATAAGAAAGAAACCATGCTGGCATCACAGAAGCAGGATGCCATGAAAGCAGCATTTAAAGACTGGATTTTTAAAGATCAGCAGAGGCGTGAACGACTGGTAAAGGTGTACAATGAACGATTTAACAGCATCCGTCCCCGTGAATACGATGGCAGTCATTTAACTTTCCCAGGAATGAACCCGGAAATTGAACTTCGCCCACATCAGAAAAACGCTGTCGCACACCAGCTTTATGGTGATAATGTGCTTCTGGCACACGTAGTAGGAGCTGGGAAGACCTACGAAATGGTAGCGGCGGCAATGGAGAGTAAACGCCTGGGATTATCTCAGAAAAACCTCTTTGTCGTTCCAAACCATTTGACAGAGCAGTGGGGAGCTGAGTTCCTGCAGTTATATCCGGGTGCCAATATCCTGGTGGCAACGAAGAAAGATTTTGAACCGGCAAATCGAAAGAAGTTCTGTGCCAGAATCGCTATGGGAAATTATGATGCTATTATCATTGGACATTCCCAGTTTGAGCGTATTCCAATCTCTGATGAACGTCAGGAAGCCATGTTGCGGAAGCAGATTGATGATCTGGAAATGGCAATTCAGAGTGCAAGGTATGAACAGGATGGCGGGCGTTATACCGTCAAACAGATTGAAAAGACCAGAAAGACACTGCAGACAAGGCTGGAAAAACTGAATCAGAAAGAGAAAAAAGATCAGGTAGTTACGTTTGAAGAACTGGGAGTGGATCACTTGTATGTAGATGAAGCACACAGCTATAAAAATGCGTTTCTTTATACAAAAATGAGAAATGTAGCCGGGATTGCACAGAACGAAGCACAGAAGTCGGCAGATATGTTCAATAAATGTCAGTATCTGGATGAGATTACCGGAGGAAAAGGCATTACCTTTGCTACGGGCACACCGATCAGCAACAGCATGACGGAATTATATGTTATGCAGCGGTATCTGCAGAACAGCAAATTACAAAATATGGGACTTGGATTGTTTGATTCGTGGGCCTCTACTTTTGGAGAAGTTGTAACGAGTATCGAGCTTGCACCCGAAGGAACAGGATATCGTGCAAAGTCCAGATTTGCACGGTTTTTTAATATTCCGGAACTGATGAATATGTTCAAGGAGATTGCAGATATCAAGACTTCCGATCAATTAAAGCTTCCAGTGCCGGAAGCGGAATATGAAACAGTGGTGCTGAAACCAACGGAACAGCAGAAAGAAATCGTAGAAAGCCTTGGAGAACGTGCAGAAGTTGTCAGAAACGGAGGGGTAGATGCCTCGGTCGATAATATGCTGAAAATTACCAATGACGGAAGGAAGTTAGCACTGGATCAGCGTTTAGTGAACGAATTGTTGCCGGATAATCCGGAAAGCAAAATAGCAGTCTGTGCAGAGAAAAGCTATAAAATCTGGAAAGATACAGCAGCACAGAAATCAGCACAGTTGATTTTCTGTGATTTGAGCACACCAAAAGGTGATGGCAGTTTCAATGTTTATGATGACTTGAAGCAAAAACTGATGGAGAAAGGTGTACCGGAAAAAGAGATTGCTTTTATTCATGATGCAAATACAGAAGCAAAAAAGACGGAGCTGTTTGGAAAAGTGAAATCCGGGCAGGTTCGTTTTTTGATTGGCTCAACAGCAAAAATGGGTGCGGGAACCAATGTGCGTGCGACTTGTTGTCGTACAAACTCTAATGTGGGATAA
- the ltrA gene encoding group II intron reverse transcriptase/maturase, whose amino-acid sequence MAVPKKVLKRQTLRNIEYYGLQEIFDELYQKSLENRKFRNLMELILMEENIKLAYRNMKKNDGSTTPGVDGKTIEHLAKMTEKEVIELVRNKLEWYTPKAIRRVEIDKGNGKKRPLGIASIEDRLIQQCILQVLEPICEAKFHDRSNGFRPNRGVENALAQAEKLIQSNKLYIVVDIDIKGFFDNVSHGKLLKQLWTIGIQDKKLISIISAMLKGEIAEIGFPEKGTAQGSIISPLLSNVVLNELDWWIASQWEFMPTRHVYKEAIKANGTQSKSKKYRALRNSTLKECFIVRYADDFKIFCRKHKDAVVMFEATKQWLKTRLGLDISPEKSKIVNLKHSYSEFLGFRIKVHKKGKDTKCKPPVDKYVVKSHISEKALKKIKTNAKERIIAIQKTNGSRAGEYAIRDYNSFVMGMQNYYSMATCVNPDIQTLAYEIKTSIKIRLNTRVKRRTNEALTPYLSERYGKSKELRFINGVPLVPIGYVQHRVPLHKKAVVNKYTAEGRKEIHKQLETVDIERVHELMRNPISNETVEFNDNCVSLFVAQRGKCAICKLPLTSENMRCVRKIPKSCGGDDKYNNLIIVHKEMERLIKSQDNKEIKRILNKYKLESNQRRKVNTIRKNAGLEEIDVKALDKEL is encoded by the coding sequence TTGGCAGTGCCGAAGAAAGTGCTGAAACGTCAGACTCTAAGAAACATTGAGTATTATGGATTGCAGGAGATATTTGACGAACTATACCAGAAAAGTTTAGAAAACAGGAAATTTAGAAACCTGATGGAATTGATTTTGATGGAAGAAAATATCAAACTCGCCTATCGAAACATGAAAAAAAATGATGGAAGTACCACGCCGGGGGTTGACGGAAAAACGATAGAGCATTTAGCAAAAATGACTGAAAAAGAGGTCATCGAACTTGTCCGTAACAAACTGGAATGGTACACGCCGAAAGCCATCAGACGAGTGGAGATTGACAAAGGTAATGGAAAGAAAAGGCCACTTGGGATTGCCTCGATTGAAGACAGGCTGATACAGCAATGTATTCTGCAAGTGTTAGAGCCGATATGTGAAGCAAAATTTCACGATAGAAGCAATGGATTCCGCCCAAATAGAGGTGTGGAAAATGCACTTGCACAGGCAGAGAAACTTATACAGAGCAACAAACTGTATATCGTGGTGGATATTGACATTAAAGGATTTTTCGATAATGTCAGCCACGGAAAACTATTAAAACAGTTGTGGACGATAGGAATACAGGATAAAAAGCTCATTAGTATTATTTCAGCCATGTTAAAAGGAGAAATTGCAGAAATCGGTTTTCCAGAGAAAGGCACAGCTCAAGGGTCGATTATCTCACCATTGTTATCGAATGTGGTGTTGAATGAACTTGACTGGTGGATTGCCAGCCAGTGGGAATTTATGCCTACAAGACACGTCTATAAAGAAGCAATAAAGGCGAATGGAACTCAATCGAAATCAAAGAAGTACAGGGCTTTGCGGAACAGCACATTAAAAGAGTGCTTCATCGTAAGGTACGCTGATGATTTTAAAATCTTTTGCAGGAAACACAAAGATGCGGTTGTAATGTTTGAAGCCACAAAACAATGGCTCAAAACAAGGCTAGGACTGGATATTAGTCCAGAAAAATCAAAAATTGTCAATCTAAAACACAGTTATTCGGAATTTTTAGGATTTAGGATAAAAGTGCATAAGAAAGGCAAGGACACAAAATGTAAACCGCCAGTCGATAAGTATGTAGTAAAATCACATATCTCAGAAAAGGCTTTGAAGAAAATAAAAACCAACGCAAAAGAGAGAATCATAGCAATACAGAAAACGAATGGAAGCAGAGCCGGTGAGTATGCAATTCGGGATTATAATAGCTTTGTCATGGGAATGCAGAATTATTACAGCATGGCAACGTGCGTAAATCCAGATATACAGACTTTAGCCTATGAAATCAAGACAAGCATAAAAATCAGATTAAATACAAGAGTGAAACGCAGAACTAACGAAGCATTAACACCATATCTTTCAGAAAGATATGGAAAAAGTAAAGAACTGCGATTTATAAACGGTGTGCCATTAGTCCCAATAGGATATGTGCAACATCGTGTTCCGCTCCACAAAAAGGCTGTAGTAAATAAATATACAGCTGAGGGAAGAAAAGAAATACACAAACAATTAGAAACTGTAGATATAGAGAGGGTGCATGAACTTATGAGAAACCCTATCAGTAATGAAACTGTAGAATTTAATGATAACTGCGTTTCGCTGTTTGTGGCACAAAGAGGAAAATGTGCAATTTGCAAGCTGCCTCTAACTTCGGAAAATATGCGGTGTGTCCGTAAAATACCAAAATCTTGTGGCGGTGATGATAAATATAATAATCTGATTATTGTGCATAAAGAGATGGAAAGGCTGATAAAAAGTCAGGACAACAAAGAAATCAAGCGTATTCTAAACAAATACAAACTGGAAAGTAATCAAAGACGGAAAGTAAATACCATAAGAAAAAATGCAGGATTAGAGGAAATAGACGTAAAAGCACTTGATAAGGAACTGTAA
- a CDS encoding DUF5688 family protein: MMNRKEFYEYVKDNVKEYLPESYKDAEIKLQEVEKNNGLKLTGITIPNGDQRIVPTVYLDSLYQEYIHGKDVDSCVGDVADMRIEAQGKAEFLDMGVPDILDYEKMKNKLQVRICDKEWNTDRLADKVVTEHGDFAAYYAVNLEENGEGISSIPVTVSLMNEWGVSAEQIQADAMVADRKRGVTLMDMNEIIKSMIFGEEPENLLNEKMDMEAMENPMFCLTNKAKMNGASLLLQEDIRKQIGECLGSDFFVIPSSVHEVMILPDNGIFQVPELNAMVQEVNETKVERQEQLSDKVQFCDGKTAVMENAERREARLEKEKAAEKAEVKGGIHGRMEKAKAEIKAKEADKVPKNKSKNLAAAL; this comes from the coding sequence ATGATGAACAGAAAAGAATTTTATGAATATGTCAAAGACAATGTAAAGGAGTATCTGCCAGAGTCTTATAAGGACGCAGAAATTAAACTGCAGGAAGTAGAAAAAAACAACGGGTTGAAGTTGACAGGTATTACGATTCCAAACGGAGATCAGAGAATCGTACCGACAGTCTATCTGGATTCCCTCTACCAGGAATATATCCATGGAAAAGATGTAGACTCTTGTGTTGGGGATGTGGCTGATATGCGTATTGAGGCACAGGGAAAAGCGGAATTTCTTGATATGGGAGTTCCAGATATTTTGGATTATGAAAAGATGAAAAATAAGTTACAGGTAAGAATTTGTGACAAAGAATGGAATACCGATCGTCTGGCAGATAAAGTAGTCACAGAACACGGAGATTTTGCAGCTTATTATGCAGTAAATCTGGAGGAAAATGGAGAAGGGATCAGCAGTATTCCGGTAACTGTTTCTCTGATGAACGAGTGGGGAGTATCTGCCGAACAGATTCAAGCGGATGCGATGGTGGCAGACCGAAAACGTGGTGTCACACTTATGGATATGAATGAGATTATCAAATCTATGATTTTTGGTGAAGAACCAGAAAACCTGCTGAATGAAAAAATGGATATGGAAGCCATGGAAAACCCAATGTTCTGTCTGACAAACAAAGCTAAGATGAATGGAGCTTCCCTGTTACTGCAGGAAGATATTCGTAAACAGATTGGGGAATGCCTGGGAAGTGATTTCTTTGTTATTCCATCTTCCGTTCATGAAGTGATGATTCTCCCTGATAACGGAATTTTTCAGGTTCCAGAATTAAATGCGATGGTACAGGAAGTCAATGAGACAAAGGTGGAGAGACAGGAGCAGCTTTCCGATAAAGTTCAGTTTTGTGATGGGAAAACGGCAGTTATGGAAAATGCTGAGCGCAGGGAAGCTCGTTTGGAGAAAGAAAAGGCAGCCGAGAAAGCGGAAGTAAAAGGTGGAATCCATGGAAGAATGGAGAAAGCTAAGGCAGAAATCAAGGCAAAAGAGGCAGACAAAGTGCCAAAGAATAAGTCAAAAAATCTTGCCGCAGCATTATAA